One region of Mycolicibacterium insubricum genomic DNA includes:
- the hflX gene encoding GTPase HflX produces the protein MTNFDDTVPDSDDDLDPDFDDFEPLDDPGPTVGELALADRAALRRVAGLSTELEDISEVEYRQLRLERVVLVGVWTEGSAADADASLAELAALAETAGSEVLDGLIQRRDKPDPATYIGSGKAAELREIVVATGADTVICDGELSPAQLGALEKAVKVKVIDRTALILDIFAQHATSAEGKAQVSLAQMQYMLPRLRGWGESMSRQAGGRAGGAGGGVGTRGPGETKIETDRRRIRERMAKLRREIKEMKKIRDTQRSGRVRSEIPRVAIVGYTNAGKSSLLNALTGAGVLVENALFATLEPTTRRGEFDDGRPFVLTDTVGFVRHLPTQLVEAFRSTLEEVADADLLVHVVDGSDANPLAQISAVRQVIDDVIAEQRAAPARELLVVNKIDAADELMLAKLRGALPDAVFVSAHTGAGLDELRRRMADAVEPRDVAVDVTIPYRRGDLVARVHETGRIECSEHTDTGTRIRAHVPAALAAGLAEFASTG, from the coding sequence ATGACGAACTTTGACGACACCGTTCCCGACAGCGACGACGACCTCGACCCGGATTTCGACGACTTCGAGCCGCTCGACGATCCCGGCCCCACGGTAGGTGAACTCGCCCTGGCCGACCGCGCCGCGCTGCGCCGGGTGGCCGGGCTGTCCACCGAACTCGAAGACATCAGCGAGGTCGAATACCGGCAGCTGCGGCTGGAGCGCGTGGTGCTGGTCGGGGTGTGGACCGAGGGCAGCGCCGCCGACGCCGACGCCAGCCTCGCCGAGCTGGCGGCGCTGGCCGAGACCGCCGGCTCGGAGGTACTCGACGGGCTGATCCAGCGCCGCGACAAACCGGACCCGGCCACCTACATCGGATCCGGAAAGGCCGCCGAGCTGCGCGAGATCGTCGTCGCCACCGGCGCCGACACCGTGATCTGCGACGGGGAACTGTCCCCGGCGCAGCTGGGCGCGCTGGAGAAGGCGGTCAAGGTCAAGGTGATCGACCGGACCGCGCTGATTCTCGACATCTTCGCCCAGCACGCCACCAGCGCCGAGGGCAAGGCGCAGGTGTCCCTGGCCCAGATGCAGTACATGCTGCCGCGGCTGCGCGGCTGGGGTGAGTCGATGTCGCGCCAGGCCGGTGGCCGCGCCGGTGGCGCCGGCGGCGGGGTCGGTACCCGTGGCCCCGGTGAGACCAAGATCGAGACCGACCGCCGGCGGATCCGGGAGCGGATGGCCAAGCTGCGCCGCGAGATCAAGGAGATGAAGAAGATCCGCGACACCCAGCGCAGCGGCCGGGTACGCAGCGAGATCCCCCGGGTGGCGATCGTCGGCTACACCAACGCCGGAAAGTCCAGCCTGCTCAACGCGCTGACCGGGGCGGGGGTGCTGGTGGAGAACGCCCTGTTCGCCACCCTGGAGCCCACCACCCGCCGCGGTGAGTTCGACGACGGCCGCCCGTTCGTGCTGACCGACACCGTCGGCTTCGTGCGGCACCTGCCGACCCAGCTGGTCGAGGCGTTCCGCTCCACCCTGGAGGAGGTCGCCGACGCCGACCTGCTGGTGCATGTGGTGGACGGTTCCGACGCCAACCCGCTGGCCCAGATTTCGGCGGTGCGCCAGGTGATCGACGACGTCATCGCCGAGCAGCGGGCCGCACCGGCGCGGGAACTGTTGGTGGTCAACAAGATCGATGCCGCCGACGAACTGATGCTGGCGAAGCTGCGGGGCGCGCTGCCGGATGCGGTGTTCGTCTCCGCGCACACCGGTGCGGGCCTCGACGAGCTGCGCCGCCGGATGGCCGACGCGGTCGAACCGCGCGACGTCGCCGTCGACGTCACCATCCCGTACCGGCGCGGCGACCTGGTGGCCCGGGTGCACGAGACCGGCCGGATCGAATGTTCCGAGCACACCGACACCGGAACCCGGATCCGCGCCCACGTACCCGCCGCGCTGGCGGCCGGACTGGCGGAGTTCGCCTCGACCGGCTGA
- a CDS encoding SDR family oxidoreductase translates to MLSGTAAFVTGGGSGINLAIAHGLASVGADLMICGRTRSRLDAAADELSAHGGRVLTAVADVRDAEALTVAITTAVERFGRLDSVIAGAAGNFFAPAETISPNGFRTVIDIDLLGSFNTARAAFEHLRNSRGSILFLSAGQAYLPFANQSHVGAAKAGIDNLMANLAFEWGRFGIRANSIVPGPIRGTEGMRRLAQPTGEEVWTDAVPLGRLGEAAEVAAMAVVLSSPLASYVTGARVVVDGGLGLSGLGAISRAVAGPVSGTPGDDRRTAAR, encoded by the coding sequence TTGCTCTCCGGCACGGCGGCCTTCGTCACCGGCGGCGGTAGCGGGATCAACTTGGCCATCGCCCACGGTTTGGCCTCCGTCGGCGCCGACCTGATGATCTGCGGCCGCACTCGATCGCGGCTGGACGCCGCCGCAGACGAACTCTCGGCACACGGCGGACGCGTCCTCACCGCGGTCGCCGACGTCCGAGACGCCGAGGCGCTGACCGTCGCGATTACCACCGCCGTCGAGCGATTCGGCAGGTTGGACTCGGTGATCGCGGGCGCCGCAGGCAACTTCTTTGCACCCGCGGAAACGATCAGCCCCAATGGCTTTCGCACGGTCATCGATATTGACCTACTCGGCAGCTTCAACACCGCGCGTGCCGCGTTCGAACATCTGCGAAACAGTCGGGGAAGCATCCTTTTTCTCTCTGCCGGACAGGCGTACCTGCCGTTCGCCAATCAGTCTCACGTCGGCGCGGCGAAGGCCGGGATCGACAATCTCATGGCGAACTTGGCGTTCGAATGGGGGCGCTTCGGGATCAGGGCCAACTCGATCGTGCCCGGGCCCATCCGAGGTACTGAAGGGATGCGCCGGCTGGCGCAGCCCACCGGCGAAGAGGTGTGGACCGACGCGGTACCTCTCGGCCGGCTCGGCGAGGCGGCCGAAGTCGCCGCCATGGCGGTGGTGTTGAGTTCACCGTTGGCGTCCTACGTCACCGGTGCCCGCGTTGTCGTCGACGGTGGTCTCGGCCTGTCCGGTCTTGGTGCAATCAGCCGTGCAGTGGCCGGTCCCGTCTCGGGGACACCTGGAGACGACCGACGAACCGCCGCCCGCTGA
- a CDS encoding AMP-binding protein, whose product MYPGTHAAASPHRPAVIDADSGQTLTYRQLDDDSAALARVLHDAGLRRGDVIALVSGNSPEALVALWAAQRSGLYITAINHHLTAGECAYIVKDSGARVLIASAELDTLASEVARQTAPDIRFAFGGPVPGFDSFEAALASAGPRLHAQPSGAVMLYSSGTTGFPKGIQPPLPDREVDEPGDPTVAIVERLYGIGAGDIYYSPAPIYHAAPLRWCSMVHALGGTVVLAPRFDATKALEDIAQYRVTVTQMVPTMLVRLLKLDAGIRGAHDLSSLRMIVHAAAPCPIDVKRAMIDWLGPILYEYYAATEVNGMTFIDSADWLTHPGSVGRAVLGVPHVCDDDGRELPPGDIGTVYFERDSLPFRYHNDPDKTAEAQHRAHPSWTTVGDLGHLDEDGYLYLDERKSFMIISGGVNIYPQEVENALALHPAVHDVAVIGVPDPEMGEQVKAVVQLTAGIEGSQQLAQELIDHTRSRIAHFKAPRSVDFTDVLPRTPTGKLVKGPLRSRYLEDA is encoded by the coding sequence ATGTACCCGGGAACCCATGCCGCAGCCTCTCCACACCGTCCTGCGGTGATCGACGCCGACAGCGGGCAGACGCTGACCTACCGGCAACTCGACGACGACTCCGCCGCGCTGGCGCGAGTGCTCCACGACGCCGGGCTGCGCCGCGGTGACGTCATCGCGCTAGTGTCGGGCAACAGTCCCGAAGCTCTTGTGGCGCTGTGGGCCGCACAGCGATCCGGGCTGTACATCACCGCGATCAACCATCATCTGACCGCTGGGGAGTGCGCCTACATAGTCAAGGACTCCGGTGCCCGCGTGCTGATTGCCTCCGCGGAGCTGGATACGCTGGCATCCGAGGTTGCCCGGCAGACCGCCCCCGATATCCGTTTTGCGTTCGGGGGGCCGGTTCCCGGTTTCGACTCGTTCGAAGCCGCGCTGGCCTCAGCGGGCCCGCGCCTGCACGCGCAGCCCAGTGGCGCAGTCATGTTGTACTCATCGGGAACAACGGGATTTCCCAAAGGAATTCAGCCGCCGCTGCCCGATCGCGAGGTGGACGAGCCCGGAGACCCGACCGTCGCGATCGTCGAACGGCTGTATGGAATCGGTGCCGGCGACATCTACTATTCACCGGCCCCCATCTATCACGCTGCGCCACTGCGATGGTGCTCGATGGTGCACGCGCTCGGCGGGACCGTGGTCCTAGCACCCCGGTTCGACGCGACCAAGGCGTTGGAGGACATCGCCCAATACCGGGTCACGGTAACCCAGATGGTGCCGACCATGCTGGTCCGGCTGCTCAAGCTGGACGCCGGGATCCGTGGGGCACACGACCTTTCCAGCCTGCGGATGATCGTCCACGCCGCCGCGCCCTGTCCGATCGATGTCAAGCGCGCAATGATCGACTGGCTGGGGCCAATTCTCTACGAGTACTACGCCGCCACCGAAGTGAACGGGATGACCTTCATCGACAGCGCCGACTGGTTGACTCATCCCGGCTCGGTTGGGCGCGCGGTTCTCGGGGTACCGCACGTCTGCGATGACGATGGCAGGGAGTTACCCCCCGGCGACATCGGCACGGTGTACTTCGAACGCGACAGCCTGCCGTTCCGGTATCACAATGACCCCGATAAGACCGCTGAAGCCCAACACCGGGCGCATCCGTCCTGGACGACCGTCGGCGATCTCGGCCACCTCGACGAAGACGGTTACCTCTATCTGGACGAACGGAAGTCGTTCATGATCATCTCCGGCGGCGTCAATATCTATCCGCAGGAGGTCGAGAACGCACTCGCTCTGCACCCGGCGGTCCACGACGTCGCTGTGATCGGCGTGCCCGACCCGGAAATGGGTGAACAGGTCAAGGCCGTCGTCCAACTCACCGCCGGCATCGAGGGCTCCCAACAGCTGGCGCAGGAGCTCATAGACCACACCCGCAGTCGCATCGCCCATTTCAAGGCGCCGCGGTCGGTGGACTTCACCGACGTCCTGCCGCGCACTCCGACGGGAAAGCTCGTCAAGGGCCCGCTGCGCAGTCGCTACCTGGAGGATGCCTGA
- a CDS encoding aldehyde dehydrogenase family protein has product MTAAPHYQMYINGSWHDTGESIGVYSPATGELVATVAHGDLSTVDTAVAAARAAHDIGVWRGMSPQRRADFLDAIADNLASRAGELGKLQVHENGATIRGAQAFLIGYSISHLRYFAQLARDYAFQSSGPLAEAPTLAAGLIVKDPIGVCAGIIPWNFPLLLAVWKLGPALAAGNTVVLKPDDQTPLTLLELARAADEVGLPAGVLNVVTGPGPVVGARLAEHRDVRKIAFTGSTEVGRAVMTAAADTVKRVTLELGGKGANIVLDDADLDLAVDGTLFGFLLMSGQACESGTRLLVPESLRDEFVRRLVARARTLTVGDPMDPTTDLGPLISAEGRARVEKYIALGQEEGCTIAFQGAIPSDPALAEGHWVGPTILTGATNHMRVAREEIFGPVLVVLTYRDDDEAVAIANDSEYGLSAGIWSADAARALALARRLESGTVWINDWHMINAMYPFGGVKQSGLGRELGPDALDEYTEPKFIHLDLTNDRSKRAYPVVISAAP; this is encoded by the coding sequence ATGACTGCTGCCCCGCATTACCAGATGTACATCAACGGCTCCTGGCACGACACCGGAGAATCCATCGGGGTCTACTCCCCTGCCACCGGCGAGCTGGTGGCCACTGTCGCCCATGGAGACCTCTCCACGGTGGACACCGCCGTCGCAGCCGCCAGGGCCGCGCACGATATCGGCGTCTGGCGCGGCATGTCCCCGCAGCGGCGGGCCGACTTCCTCGACGCCATCGCCGACAACCTCGCCTCCCGCGCTGGGGAACTCGGCAAACTGCAGGTGCACGAGAACGGCGCAACAATACGTGGCGCGCAGGCATTCCTCATCGGGTACTCGATCTCCCACCTGAGATACTTCGCACAACTGGCCCGCGACTATGCATTCCAGTCCAGCGGCCCACTGGCCGAGGCGCCGACTCTGGCGGCCGGACTGATCGTCAAGGACCCGATCGGGGTGTGCGCCGGCATCATTCCGTGGAACTTCCCACTACTGCTTGCGGTGTGGAAGCTCGGTCCCGCACTCGCGGCGGGAAACACCGTCGTGCTCAAGCCCGATGACCAGACTCCGTTGACGCTGTTGGAGCTGGCCCGCGCCGCCGACGAGGTCGGGTTGCCCGCCGGCGTGCTCAACGTCGTCACCGGGCCGGGACCGGTGGTCGGAGCCCGCCTGGCCGAGCACCGCGATGTCCGCAAGATTGCGTTCACCGGGTCGACCGAGGTGGGCAGGGCCGTCATGACCGCGGCCGCCGACACCGTCAAGCGAGTGACACTCGAGCTCGGCGGAAAGGGCGCCAACATCGTTCTGGACGACGCCGATCTGGATCTGGCCGTCGACGGCACTCTCTTCGGATTCCTGCTGATGAGTGGTCAGGCATGCGAATCCGGAACCCGGCTGCTGGTTCCCGAATCGCTGCGCGACGAATTCGTCCGTCGTCTCGTGGCGCGTGCACGAACGCTGACCGTCGGTGACCCGATGGACCCGACCACCGACCTGGGACCGCTGATCTCGGCCGAAGGGCGGGCTCGGGTCGAGAAGTACATCGCTCTCGGGCAGGAGGAGGGGTGCACGATCGCTTTCCAGGGCGCAATTCCGTCGGATCCCGCCCTGGCCGAGGGCCACTGGGTCGGCCCGACGATCCTGACGGGCGCGACCAACCACATGCGGGTCGCTCGCGAGGAGATCTTCGGCCCGGTCCTGGTGGTGCTGACCTACCGCGACGACGACGAAGCCGTGGCAATCGCCAACGACAGCGAATACGGTCTGTCGGCCGGGATCTGGAGCGCCGATGCCGCGCGAGCCCTCGCGTTGGCGCGGCGCCTTGAATCCGGCACCGTGTGGATCAACGACTGGCACATGATCAATGCGATGTATCCATTCGGCGGGGTCAAGCAGAGCGGGTTGGGACGCGAGCTCGGCCCCGACGCGCTCGATGAGTACACCGAGCCGAAGTTCATCCATCTGGACCTGACCAACGACCGGAGCAAACGGGCGTACCCCGTGGTCATCTCGGCCGCCCCCTGA
- a CDS encoding NDMA-dependent alcohol dehydrogenase, whose translation MKTRAAVLFGLHQKWEVVELDLDAPKEREVLVQLTASGLCHSDDHLVTGDMPMNHLPVVGGHEGAGVVVDVGPGVTEVAAGDHVVLSFIPACGRCRPCAAGMSNLCEFGAAIMAGPQLDGTFRFHGRGQDFGQMCVLGTFSEYTVVPISSVVKIDPDIPLDKAALVGCGVTTGYGAAVRTGETTDGDTVVVMGVGGLGINAVQGAHIAGARHVVALDPVAFKREQARNFGATHVAADITEAHALVTDLTRGAMANVCVVTTDSGEGSYVGQALSLVGKRGRVVQTAIPHPTDTVVDMSLFDLTLYEKQIRGCLFGSANPRNDVYRMLELYQAGRLKLDELITREYHLEDINQGYEAMHSGRNLRGLIRF comes from the coding sequence ATGAAGACCAGAGCCGCCGTCCTGTTCGGACTGCACCAGAAGTGGGAGGTCGTGGAACTCGACCTCGACGCCCCGAAGGAACGCGAAGTCCTGGTGCAGCTCACCGCCAGCGGGCTGTGCCATTCCGATGACCATCTGGTCACCGGTGACATGCCAATGAATCACCTGCCGGTGGTCGGCGGACATGAGGGTGCCGGCGTCGTCGTCGACGTCGGTCCCGGCGTCACCGAGGTCGCGGCCGGCGATCACGTGGTGCTCAGCTTCATCCCGGCGTGCGGGCGCTGCCGACCATGTGCGGCAGGCATGAGCAACCTGTGTGAGTTCGGTGCGGCGATCATGGCCGGACCGCAGTTGGACGGCACCTTCCGATTCCACGGCCGGGGCCAGGACTTCGGTCAGATGTGCGTGCTGGGCACGTTTTCCGAGTACACCGTGGTGCCGATTTCGTCGGTGGTCAAGATCGACCCCGACATTCCGCTGGACAAGGCCGCGCTGGTCGGGTGCGGCGTCACCACTGGTTACGGTGCCGCGGTGCGCACCGGCGAGACCACCGACGGCGACACCGTGGTGGTGATGGGTGTCGGCGGCCTGGGCATCAATGCCGTGCAAGGCGCGCACATCGCCGGGGCGCGGCATGTCGTGGCGCTGGACCCGGTGGCATTCAAACGCGAGCAGGCCCGCAACTTCGGCGCGACCCATGTCGCCGCCGACATCACCGAGGCGCACGCCCTGGTCACCGATCTGACCCGCGGTGCAATGGCCAACGTCTGTGTGGTGACCACCGACAGCGGCGAGGGCAGCTACGTCGGGCAGGCGCTGAGCCTGGTCGGCAAACGCGGCCGGGTGGTGCAGACCGCGATCCCGCACCCCACCGACACGGTGGTCGATATGTCCCTGTTCGACCTCACCCTGTACGAAAAACAGATTCGCGGTTGTCTTTTCGGCTCGGCGAATCCACGCAACGACGTGTACCGGATGCTGGAGCTCTACCAGGCCGGTCGGCTCAAACTCGATGAGCTCATCACCCGCGAGTATCACCTGGAAGACATCAACCAGGGTTACGAAGCCATGCACAGCGGCCGGAATCTGCGCGGCCTCATCCGATTCTGA
- a CDS encoding cytochrome P450, translating to MTTATSTYRDIDLSDRDFWARPHEERDAAFAVLRRENPVPWSRPADSDLLPPEQNTKGFWSLTKMDDIRFASRHPEIFSSAQGITMEDFPPAMIHIAQSFIAMDAPRHTQLRGITMNAFKPRNLRRLQDWIQGHARDLISEIAHLGEGDFVELVSVKLPGRIFASFFGLPPGEVHEKTISAAQRLLGWTDPEVCGDRSALELFAGAVADLHETASMLIPERRANPGDDLVSWMVQAEFDGKKMTDDELKAFFTLLAVAANDTTRHASAHAIYAFSQFPEQRDLLVADVPGRVDLAVEEVLRWASPLVHMRRTAVEDITLRGSEIKAGDKVVLWYASGNRDEDVFEDPFKFDIFRNPNPHIAFGGGGPHFCLGAALARTMLRSLLTEVYTRIPDISAPEPHFQVANFINGINSLPATWSPETR from the coding sequence ATGACGACTGCCACTTCTACCTACCGAGATATCGACCTGAGCGACCGGGATTTCTGGGCCAGGCCGCATGAGGAGCGTGACGCCGCGTTCGCGGTGCTGCGCCGGGAGAACCCGGTGCCGTGGAGCCGGCCCGCAGACTCCGATCTGCTGCCGCCCGAGCAGAACACCAAGGGTTTCTGGTCGCTGACGAAGATGGACGACATCCGGTTCGCCAGCCGCCACCCGGAAATCTTCTCGTCCGCGCAGGGCATCACCATGGAGGACTTCCCACCGGCGATGATCCACATCGCGCAGTCGTTCATCGCCATGGACGCGCCGCGGCACACCCAGCTGCGCGGCATCACCATGAACGCATTCAAGCCGCGAAACCTGCGCCGTCTGCAGGACTGGATCCAGGGCCACGCCCGCGACCTGATCTCGGAAATCGCGCATCTGGGCGAAGGCGACTTCGTTGAGTTGGTGTCGGTCAAGCTGCCCGGCCGGATCTTCGCCAGCTTCTTCGGGTTGCCGCCCGGAGAGGTGCACGAGAAGACGATCTCGGCCGCCCAGCGGCTGCTCGGCTGGACCGACCCGGAGGTCTGCGGCGACCGCAGTGCCCTGGAACTGTTCGCCGGGGCGGTGGCCGACCTGCATGAGACCGCATCGATGCTGATCCCCGAGCGCCGCGCCAACCCGGGTGACGACCTGGTGAGCTGGATGGTGCAGGCCGAGTTCGACGGCAAGAAGATGACCGACGACGAACTCAAGGCGTTCTTCACGCTGCTGGCGGTGGCGGCCAACGACACCACCCGGCACGCCTCGGCGCATGCCATCTATGCGTTCTCGCAGTTCCCCGAGCAGCGGGACCTGCTGGTCGCCGACGTGCCCGGCCGGGTCGACCTGGCCGTCGAGGAGGTGCTGCGGTGGGCGTCACCGCTGGTGCACATGCGGCGCACCGCTGTCGAGGACATCACGCTGCGCGGCTCGGAGATCAAGGCCGGCGACAAGGTGGTGCTCTGGTATGCCTCCGGTAATCGCGACGAGGATGTGTTCGAGGACCCGTTCAAGTTCGATATCTTCCGGAACCCCAACCCGCACATCGCGTTCGGCGGCGGCGGCCCGCACTTCTGTCTGGGTGCCGCACTGGCCCGCACCATGCTGCGGTCGCTGCTGACTGAGGTATACACCCGGATCCCGGACATCTCCGCTCCCGAACCGCACTTCCAAGTGGCCAACTTCATCAATGGCATCAACAGCCTGCCCGCCACCTGGTCCCCCGAAACCCGCTGA
- a CDS encoding sensor histidine kinase translates to MNIGSARLSALFVPSRDGYGLARVVVAVRVAVVVSVGVLAGTGPDWMRSHLVALGVVLATALAYACVLMMFPRFEVRRTAYASLVSALDAALTLTLVWLTGGAASPVALALFLVVIASAARLTFVECLALAVLLGVGYTLVIAGAATTDRPALPALLQGAWWALYLVFIAVLSGGLSILVEREHRSRIQALVEAEAEHAAAEEERDLRARLLRSYQAQQEGLQVLLHEFRTPVASLDALTAALADETPMTQRDRAATIRLAGRHARHLADMLDALADVNLSRQPAFSSGRIRRINLEELVIEAGDTVGLQPPRLRITQRGDTAAISVDAQALRRVLTNLLENAARHGRERPIDVVFERSEDQLRISVHDRGPGVAEENMGALTGKFVSLSDRRGTAGLGLWIVAQIIDALGGTLQFSTRAEGGLTASVTVPVS, encoded by the coding sequence ATGAACATCGGTTCAGCGCGACTGAGTGCCCTGTTCGTTCCGTCCCGCGACGGTTACGGTCTGGCGCGCGTCGTGGTAGCGGTGAGAGTCGCGGTGGTGGTGTCGGTTGGCGTCCTCGCCGGCACCGGTCCGGACTGGATGCGGAGCCATCTCGTCGCGCTCGGCGTGGTGTTGGCCACCGCTCTGGCCTATGCGTGCGTGCTGATGATGTTCCCCCGGTTCGAGGTTCGGCGCACCGCCTATGCGTCGCTGGTGTCTGCGCTCGATGCGGCCCTCACCTTGACGCTGGTGTGGCTGACCGGCGGCGCCGCCAGCCCGGTAGCCCTCGCGCTGTTCCTGGTGGTGATCGCGTCCGCGGCGCGGTTGACCTTCGTCGAGTGCCTGGCGCTCGCCGTTCTGCTGGGCGTCGGATACACCCTGGTCATCGCCGGTGCCGCGACGACAGACCGCCCGGCGCTGCCGGCGCTGCTCCAGGGTGCATGGTGGGCGCTGTATCTGGTCTTCATCGCCGTCCTCAGCGGTGGACTGTCGATTCTGGTTGAACGTGAACACCGTTCGCGGATACAGGCATTGGTGGAAGCCGAAGCCGAACACGCCGCAGCCGAGGAAGAACGCGACCTGCGTGCACGGCTGCTGCGCTCCTACCAAGCGCAGCAGGAGGGACTGCAGGTCCTGTTGCATGAGTTCCGAACGCCGGTTGCATCGTTGGATGCGCTGACCGCCGCACTCGCCGACGAGACGCCGATGACGCAACGGGATCGTGCCGCGACGATACGCCTGGCCGGCCGGCACGCCCGGCATCTAGCTGACATGCTCGACGCGTTGGCGGACGTCAATCTGAGCAGGCAGCCCGCGTTCTCCTCCGGACGCATCCGTCGCATCAACCTTGAGGAACTGGTGATCGAGGCCGGTGACACGGTGGGGCTGCAGCCACCGCGACTGCGGATCACCCAGCGCGGCGACACTGCCGCAATCTCTGTGGACGCTCAGGCCCTTCGCCGGGTGTTGACCAACCTGCTGGAAAACGCCGCGCGGCACGGCCGGGAACGTCCCATCGACGTAGTGTTCGAACGCAGCGAGGACCAGCTGCGGATTTCCGTTCACGACCGCGGCCCCGGCGTCGCGGAGGAGAACATGGGCGCATTGACCGGCAAGTTCGTCAGCCTGTCGGACCGCCGCGGAACTGCAGGGCTGGGCCTGTGGATCGTGGCGCAGATCATCGACGCACTCGGCGGGACGTTGCAATTCTCCACCCGCGCCGAGGGCGGGCTGACGGCGTCGGTGACTGTGCCGGTGAGCTGA
- a CDS encoding response regulator — translation MTHQPLVLVIIDDHELFAEGLELLLARDGGTQFVIGGRTTFVEEASELVAACNADVAIVDLAMPPLGGVAAIRHIKARHPRTGILALSGTGDMNLAEDALRAGADGFLSKTLRPEALVGPLAAIASGLRVLDPALLDSLLSQTRGARSDVLELLTPADIRLWGLLSGGMETADIAARLLVSERTAKRMVASLLHKLGVTNRIAAAALAGRCGIEDVSTVQ, via the coding sequence ATGACACATCAACCCCTGGTGCTGGTCATCATCGATGACCACGAGCTGTTCGCGGAAGGGCTGGAACTGCTGCTCGCCCGAGACGGGGGAACGCAGTTCGTCATCGGCGGGCGCACGACGTTTGTCGAGGAGGCATCCGAGCTGGTGGCCGCCTGTAACGCCGACGTTGCGATCGTCGATCTCGCCATGCCTCCGCTGGGCGGAGTTGCGGCGATCCGGCACATCAAGGCACGCCATCCCCGTACCGGGATACTCGCGTTGTCGGGCACTGGGGATATGAACCTGGCCGAAGACGCATTGCGTGCCGGGGCCGACGGTTTCCTGTCCAAGACCCTGCGGCCGGAAGCGCTTGTCGGCCCCCTGGCGGCCATTGCCTCCGGTCTGCGGGTCCTCGACCCCGCCCTGCTCGACTCCCTGCTGTCGCAAACCCGTGGGGCCCGTTCGGACGTGCTGGAATTGTTGACCCCGGCCGATATCCGGCTGTGGGGTCTGCTGTCGGGCGGTATGGAGACCGCGGACATCGCGGCCCGGCTCCTGGTTTCGGAGCGCACGGCCAAGCGGATGGTGGCGTCACTGCTCCACAAGCTCGGGGTGACCAATCGGATCGCCGCGGCAGCTCTGGCGGGACGATGCGGCATCGAGGACGTTTCGACGGTTCAGTGA
- a CDS encoding ferredoxin encodes MHITVDYSLCEGHGQCLLAASEVFDLPDGSEQVVILDPDPAETCRDAVVRAAAMCPAQALRVT; translated from the coding sequence GTGCACATCACCGTCGATTACAGCCTGTGCGAAGGCCACGGCCAGTGCCTGCTCGCGGCGTCCGAGGTGTTCGACCTGCCCGACGGCAGTGAGCAGGTCGTCATTCTGGATCCCGACCCGGCAGAAACCTGCCGTGACGCCGTAGTCCGGGCCGCCGCGATGTGCCCTGCCCAGGCACTACGGGTGACCTGA